TGCTTGAAGTCGCGCGTGACGTCGTTGCGGAGCATGGCGCGGACACGTCCATGCGAGAAATCGCCCGCCGGGCCGACGTCGGGTTTGCCACGCTGCTACGCCATTTCCCGACGCGAGAAGCCTTGTTCGAAGCGTTGCTGCGTTCAAATCTGGACGCGCTGACGCAGAAGGCAGACGAGCTCGAAACGGAGAACTCACCCGATGAAGCACTCGTCTCCTGGTTTCGAGAAGTGGTGGCATTCACGCATAGCTATAGCGGCGTTGTCGCCTTGATGGCGAGCGCCCACGCGGACCCGGACTCCGCGCTTT
The DNA window shown above is from Paludisphaera mucosa and carries:
- a CDS encoding TetR/AcrR family transcriptional regulator yields the protein MRADAKKNYSHLLEVARDVVAEHGADTSMREIARRADVGFATLLRHFPTREALFEALLRSNLDALTQKADELETENSPDEALVSWFREVVAFTHSYSGVVALMASAHADPDSALYATCSAVHSAGARLLLRAQAEGTARADMDGVDLFALVSALAWLYGQPSFAPRGDHLSQVITSSILTKQQPAG